TATCTTCTTCTCCAGCCAGGCGTAGGCAAAGAGGGCCTCGGCAATGTCTCCCTTGCCGTGTTTGTCCGTTCTGGGGGGTATGATGTGCCTGAGTCCTGCCATCTCAAGCGCGATGGCGAGGGATGCGTTTGGAACCCGCTCTCCCGTGGGCTTACCGAGGTACTCACTTAAGGCAAGAGAAAAGACGAGGTTGATGAGGGAGTCGCCGAGCTTGGCGAGCCCCTTGTCGGTGAAGTCCCTCGTGTAGGAGATCAACTCCATCACTCTATAGCCGCTTTCCAGGCCTCAAGGACTTCTCTGGCCCTGTCAAATATCTTCTGCGCCGCCTCTTCGAGGGCCTTCTCGGGCGTTATTTTTCCGTCGGTAACGACCTTGAAGCGCGGCTTCCTGGCCATCGTTATCGGGTGCTCGATGGTGTATCCTGCAAAGGTAACGTGCTCGTTCTCGTGGAGGGTCTCGGTGAGCAGGTTGGCAAAGGTGTGATCCTCTCCCTCAAGATAGAACTCAAGGAGGTTCTCTTCACGCCTTATGACCTCAATCCTCATTCTCATCACCTTCAAGGGCTTTCAGCAACTCTTCAAGCGCCTGCTCCTTGTTCTTCACGAGTTCGTATTTAAACTTATCTTCCTTCCACTCGGCCAGACCCAGCTCAACGAGCCTCTCAAGAACTTCCTCGGGGTCAAGGTCGTAGGCTATTGCAACGGGCAGGACGACCTCCCTTATCTGCCTGGTCGTCTGAAGGGCTATCTCCGCTAAAGCCTCTCCGAGGCGGGAAGTTACTTCCACAGCCTCCTCCCAGGGCATTGAGGTAACAATCTCGTCGTCCTTTAGCTCAACCCTTTCGCCTAAGAGCTCAAGGGTTTTGACGATTATGGGAGTTGAGACGCTGGTTCCAGCCTCCCGGAGCAGGTCGTCCACCTTGTAGCGGTAGAGACCCATTCTGTCGGGATAGAGCTTTGCCCTGACCCTCGTGTGGATTTCTCGTATCTTCTGAATGGCCTCCCTGATCTCGTCCTTCGTGCCCTGGACGTTTATCTTGAGCGAGTCCAGCTTGCCGTGAACGTAGATGAACGCTGGAAGACGGAGCCTCTGGAGTTCCCTCATGAACTCCTCCTTCTCCCTGTCGTCCCTAACGTGGATCGTTATAACCCTCTTGGCCCTCATAGAGACACCTTCAGTTTTCTATACAGTGATGAAAGCTTTCTCGTCTCGACGTTTCCACAGCGCGGGCAGATAAGCTTGTCGCCGCGCCTTATCAGCGGCGTCCTGCAGCGGGAGCAGAGGGCATAGACGACACCCAGATCAGGACCCTTCGTACTCAGCTGTATCGGACTCTTCTCGTTGGCGATTACCCTCGCCCTTATTACGTCCCCAATCTTAAACTCCTTGGTGATGTCCTCGACGAAGCCCTCCTTTATCTCGGAGATGTGTATCCCTGCTAGCTTTGAAGTGGCTATCTCCCTGTCGTTCTCCCTGCCCTCAATGCTGATGATCTGGACTATTACGGCCTGAGGCTTCACCTCAACGACCCTACCTATGACCACGTCTCCAACCCTGGGAAGCGGCGGGACGTCGGTTACGGGTTCAACGCTTATCTCCATTTTGTCGGAGTCTATTCTTACTTTACCAGCCCTAGTGGCGTAAAGCTCACCGTTCTCCTCCCTGACACCATCTCCAGGAAGGAACTCCTCGATAACACCAAGATAATCCCCGGGCAGTACGAGGTCGCCGTTCTTCACGGTCTTTTTCTCATCCATCCTCCCACCTCCGAAAAGTTTCCAGCGAGGATTTTTTAAGCCTTCCCTTTGGGAAAACTTTTAGTAATCTGCCGACGATGTCTTGGTGGTGGTTAAGAATGAGAATGCTCCTTATACACTCGGACTACCTCGAGTACGAGGTCAAGGACAAGGCCCTGAAGAACCCAGAGCCTATAAGCGACGAGCAGAAGACGGGAAGGCTCGACGAGGTTCTGGCGGTCTTTATCAGCGTTGAGAAGGTTGATGAGACAAACCCCGACGAAGTTGTCGAGAAGGCCGTTAAGGAGATAGAGGACGTTGCTTCCCAGATAAAGGCCGAAAGGATATTCGTCTATCCATTTGCCCACCTCAGCAGTGAGCTCGCCAAGCCTGACGTAGCCCTCGAAGTTCTCCGCAAGATCGAGGAAAAACTGAGGGAGAAGGGCTACGAGGTCAAGCGCGCTCCCTTCGGCTACTACAAGGCCTTCAAGTTAAGCTGCAAGGGACACCCGCTTGCTGAGCTCAGCAGGACGATAGTTCCGGAGAAAGCGGTAAGCAAGGAGGAGCGCAACATAGCCCTCGAAAAGGAGGAGAAGGAGCTCAAGAGCTACTGGTACATCCTCACGCCCGAAGGCGAGCTGATTGACGTTGACAAGTTCGATTTCACCGGCCACGAGAACCTGAAGAAGTTCGTGAACTACGAGATAGCCAAGAACAGGGTCGCCGATAGGGAGCCGCCCCACGTCAGGCTCATGCTTGAGCAGGAGCTTGTGGACTACGAGCCGGGAAGCGACGCCGGAAACCTCCGCTACTATCCAAAGGGCAGGCTCATAAAATCACTCCTGGAGCAGTACGTCACCGAGAAGGTCATCGAGTACGGTGCTATGGAAGTCGAGACGCCGATCATGTACGACTTCGAGCACCCTGCGCTTGAGAAGTACCTGAATCGCTTCCCCGCCAGGCAGTACGTCGTCAAGAGCGGGGACAAGAAGTTCTTCCTCAGGTTTGCGGCCTGCTTCGGCCAGTTCCTCATAAAGAAGGACGCCACGATAAGCTACCGCAACCTCCCGCTGAGGATGTACGAGCTGACGAGGTACTCCTTCAGGCGCGAGAAGAGCGGTGAGCTTTCTGGCCTCAGGAGGCTCAGGGCCTTCACGATGCCCGATATGCACACGGTAGCTAGAGACCTCAAGCAGGCCATGGACGAGTTCAAGAAGCAGTACAAGCTCAGCATGGAAGTCCTCAAGGGCGTTGGACTAACTCCAGAGGATTACGAGGTTGCAATAAGGTTCACGCGCGACTTCTGGGAGCAGAACAGGGACTTCATCGTCGAGCTGGCCAAGATAATAGGCAAGCCCGTCCTCATCGAGATGTGGGACCAGAGGTTCTTCTACTTCATCCTCAAGTTCGAGTTCAACTTCGTTGACAACCTCGACAAGGCTGCAGCTCTGAGCACCGTCCAGATAGACGTCGAGAACGCCGAGCGCTTCGGCATAAAGTACTACGACGAGGAGGGCAAGGAGAGAACCCCGCTCATACTCCACTGCTCGCCTAGCGGAGCAATCGAGAGGGTCATGTACGCTATCCTCGAGAAGCAGGCCAAGCTCCAGGAGAAGGGCATCAAACCGATGTACCCGCTCTGGCTCAGCCCGATACAGGTTCGCGTTATCCCGGTCAGCGACGAGGTAATGGACTACGCCCTCTACGTGGCAGGTAAGCTCGAGGGCGCCAAGATAAGGGTTGACGTGGACGACACGGGCGACAGGCTCAACAAGAAGATAAGGAAGGCGGAGAAGGAGTGGATTCCGTACATCATCGTCGTTGGAAGGAACGAGAAGGAGCAGAACACCGTCACCGTCAGAAGGAGGAGCGACGGAAGGCAGGTCGAGATGCAGCTCGAAGACCTGATCAGGGAGATAAAGGGGCAGACAGAGGGGTTCCCGTACAAGCCGAGGCCCCTACCACTGCTCCTCAGCAGAAGGCCGAAGTTCAGAGGTTGAGAGCTTTTCGAGGTGTATCCTTTCTTCTCCCTTTCTGATTTCCAGGGAGTACACGCCCGGTTCAAAGTCAATGTTCACGGATTTAACCGTATAGAGGAGTTCTCTTATGCCCTCTTCCGTGACTTTGGAGGAGACAAAAATAGCGTAGTCACTAAGGCTAACTGTCCATGCCAGGAAGCTCCTGCTCACCACGTCCGAGTTCAGGGCTATCAATAGCACGGACTCGGGAGTTGTAACGCTCTTCTCGGCTATTGTCTGGTTCAGCAACTTTATTGTCCTGCCCTCGTCAAACATTACGGCCACACCATCGAGGGTGTATATCATCCTGAACAGTCTCGGGCCTTTCTCCTCCACGAGCTTTGAGTAGATTGCATCTATTTTTGGATTAATGGTCTCCGGCTCGGCACTGTCCAAGTAGAA
This sequence is a window from Thermococcus kodakarensis KOD1. Protein-coding genes within it:
- a CDS encoding DNA-directed RNA polymerase subunit L, which gives rise to MRIEVIRREENLLEFYLEGEDHTFANLLTETLHENEHVTFAGYTIEHPITMARKPRFKVVTDGKITPEKALEEAAQKIFDRAREVLEAWKAAIE
- a CDS encoding ribonuclease III family protein: MELISYTRDFTDKGLAKLGDSLINLVFSLALSEYLGKPTGERVPNASLAIALEMAGLRHIIPPRTDKHGKGDIAEALFAYAWLEKKITIEEAVEILSQNLDDDVTHFTRKKETIGKAFAVLYEEIGKRLGLKD
- a CDS encoding threonine--tRNA ligase; its protein translation is MRMLLIHSDYLEYEVKDKALKNPEPISDEQKTGRLDEVLAVFISVEKVDETNPDEVVEKAVKEIEDVASQIKAERIFVYPFAHLSSELAKPDVALEVLRKIEEKLREKGYEVKRAPFGYYKAFKLSCKGHPLAELSRTIVPEKAVSKEERNIALEKEEKELKSYWYILTPEGELIDVDKFDFTGHENLKKFVNYEIAKNRVADREPPHVRLMLEQELVDYEPGSDAGNLRYYPKGRLIKSLLEQYVTEKVIEYGAMEVETPIMYDFEHPALEKYLNRFPARQYVVKSGDKKFFLRFAACFGQFLIKKDATISYRNLPLRMYELTRYSFRREKSGELSGLRRLRAFTMPDMHTVARDLKQAMDEFKKQYKLSMEVLKGVGLTPEDYEVAIRFTRDFWEQNRDFIVELAKIIGKPVLIEMWDQRFFYFILKFEFNFVDNLDKAAALSTVQIDVENAERFGIKYYDEEGKERTPLILHCSPSGAIERVMYAILEKQAKLQEKGIKPMYPLWLSPIQVRVIPVSDEVMDYALYVAGKLEGAKIRVDVDDTGDRLNKKIRKAEKEWIPYIIVVGRNEKEQNTVTVRRRSDGRQVEMQLEDLIREIKGQTEGFPYKPRPLPLLLSRRPKFRG
- a CDS encoding DUF2067 family protein, which translates into the protein MRAKRVITIHVRDDREKEEFMRELQRLRLPAFIYVHGKLDSLKINVQGTKDEIREAIQKIREIHTRVRAKLYPDRMGLYRYKVDDLLREAGTSVSTPIIVKTLELLGERVELKDDEIVTSMPWEEAVEVTSRLGEALAEIALQTTRQIREVVLPVAIAYDLDPEEVLERLVELGLAEWKEDKFKYELVKNKEQALEELLKALEGDENED
- a CDS encoding exosome complex RNA-binding protein Csl4, which produces MDEKKTVKNGDLVLPGDYLGVIEEFLPGDGVREENGELYATRAGKVRIDSDKMEISVEPVTDVPPLPRVGDVVIGRVVEVKPQAVIVQIISIEGRENDREIATSKLAGIHISEIKEGFVEDITKEFKIGDVIRARVIANEKSPIQLSTKGPDLGVVYALCSRCRTPLIRRGDKLICPRCGNVETRKLSSLYRKLKVSL